A section of the Penaeus chinensis breed Huanghai No. 1 chromosome 17, ASM1920278v2, whole genome shotgun sequence genome encodes:
- the LOC125034333 gene encoding uncharacterized protein LOC125034333, protein MHFVKVALLMTLLAVVTDASLLRWLPARPPALGIQRAWPFRRPQQRRQSPVNKWRPQRTAQSTTGDIPHDRKFFRYLCRTTDVCPYSWQWVEGNMLRAIVRLSLQK, encoded by the exons GTGGCACTGCTGATGACACTGCTGGCTGTCGTGACGGACGCCTCTCTGCTGCGATGGCTGCCCGCTCGCCCGCCGGCCCTCGGGATCCAGC GAGCCTGGCCTTTCCGAAGACCTCAGCAGCGTCGTCAGAGTCCAGTCAACAAGTGGCGTCCTCAGCGTACAGCACAGAGTACGACTGGAGATATTCCGCACGATCGGAAG TTCTTCCGGTACCTGTGCAGGACAACAGACGTCTGTCCCTACTCCTGGCAGTGGGTCGAAGGCAACATGCTTCGCGCCATTGTGAGACTGTCCCTCCAGAAGTGA